Proteins encoded by one window of Hafnia alvei:
- a CDS encoding Zn-dependent oxidoreductase: MKSVVIQQPEKLVIEDRPIPQPQAGEVRVRVRRAGICGSDVHIFRGHNPFAKYPRVIGHEFFGIIDAVGEGVDASRQGERVVIDPVVSCGHCYPCSIGRPNVCTELQVIGVHRDGGFSEYACAPARNAYVVPDSIPEPEATMIEPFTIAANICAQLKPQPNDVALVYGAGPMGLTVIQALRGVYGVSTIIVADRIPERLLMAQANGADRIIDNTHLDLAEVLKEKGIRPTLIVDAACHPSILPQAIALASPAARIGIMGFSSDPCVLNQQSITSKEISIFSSRLNSARFPQVIEWMKEKKIHPEKLITHNFPLEHVTDALVLFEQDQKTCCKVLLDFSE, translated from the coding sequence ATGAAAAGCGTCGTTATTCAACAGCCAGAAAAGTTGGTCATTGAGGATCGTCCGATCCCGCAGCCACAAGCAGGTGAAGTCAGAGTTCGCGTGCGTCGTGCTGGGATCTGCGGCTCAGACGTGCATATTTTCCGTGGGCATAATCCTTTCGCCAAGTACCCACGCGTTATTGGTCATGAGTTTTTCGGCATTATTGATGCCGTAGGTGAAGGCGTAGACGCCAGCCGACAAGGTGAGCGCGTGGTTATCGATCCCGTGGTCAGCTGCGGTCATTGTTACCCTTGCTCCATTGGGCGACCCAATGTCTGTACCGAGCTACAGGTGATCGGTGTCCACCGCGACGGAGGGTTCAGCGAATATGCCTGTGCGCCTGCACGCAATGCTTATGTCGTCCCCGATAGCATCCCTGAACCAGAAGCCACCATGATTGAGCCCTTTACCATTGCCGCGAATATTTGTGCTCAGCTCAAACCACAGCCCAATGATGTGGCCTTAGTGTACGGTGCAGGGCCAATGGGCTTAACCGTGATCCAGGCACTACGCGGCGTGTATGGCGTATCAACGATTATTGTCGCCGACCGTATTCCTGAACGTTTGCTGATGGCGCAGGCGAACGGTGCCGATCGCATCATCGACAATACCCATCTCGATTTAGCCGAAGTCTTAAAGGAGAAGGGCATTCGCCCAACGTTGATCGTTGATGCCGCCTGCCACCCTTCAATTTTACCTCAGGCTATCGCGCTGGCCTCTCCCGCAGCGCGCATTGGCATTATGGGATTCTCTTCCGATCCATGCGTACTCAATCAGCAAAGCATCACCAGTAAGGAAATCTCAATCTTCAGCTCGCGTCTCAATAGCGCTCGTTTTCCTCAGGTTATTGAATGGATGAAGGAAAAGAAAATTCATCCAGAAAAGTTGATCACCCATAACTTTCCACTTGAACACGTTACCGACGCACTCGTTCTGTTCGAACAAGATCAGAAAACCTGCTGCAAGGTACTTCTAGATTTTAGTGAATAA
- a CDS encoding MFS transporter, with product MAKNLRWTIVFLLFLVYMINYLDRVALSITLPMIEQDLSLNAEQFGIIFGSFFFGYAVFNFIGGLAVDKFGPLLVLGVAVGLWSIFCGFTALASGFYSMLILRVLFGMAEGPICSSANKMINGWFPRKQAATAMGLLSAGSPLGGAVAGPIVGYLALAFGWRPAFMIICAIGIVWVVIWFFVASDSPEKSRHVSQEERTLIAQQKSEDLSADSNQQPGHSLMFYMKQPIILATAFAFFCYNYILFFFLSWFPSYLVQAHGLNIKEMSITTVIPWIVGFIGLAVGGIISDWIFRLTGKLLLSRKIVLVVCLLAAAICVALAGTVSQVIPAVILMSVSIFFLYVTGSIYWAIIQDVVHKSRIGGASGFIHLVGSVSGIIGPIVTGFIVQNTGKFDSAFILAGGVAALGALLVFFVIRPAASTPAVMNHV from the coding sequence ATGGCTAAGAATTTACGTTGGACTATCGTTTTTCTGCTGTTTTTAGTCTACATGATCAACTATTTAGATCGTGTCGCACTGTCAATTACGTTACCGATGATCGAGCAAGACTTATCTCTCAATGCAGAGCAGTTCGGCATTATCTTTGGCAGTTTTTTCTTTGGTTACGCCGTATTCAATTTCATCGGCGGTCTCGCCGTCGATAAATTTGGTCCGCTATTAGTACTCGGCGTCGCTGTGGGGCTGTGGTCAATTTTCTGCGGTTTCACCGCGCTGGCCTCCGGTTTTTATTCAATGCTGATCCTGCGCGTATTGTTCGGTATGGCTGAAGGCCCTATTTGCTCCTCGGCCAACAAAATGATTAACGGCTGGTTTCCACGTAAGCAAGCGGCAACCGCCATGGGTTTGCTAAGCGCGGGCTCTCCGCTAGGCGGCGCCGTTGCAGGCCCAATCGTGGGATATTTAGCGTTAGCTTTCGGTTGGCGTCCTGCGTTTATGATTATCTGCGCCATCGGTATCGTGTGGGTAGTGATCTGGTTCTTTGTCGCTTCAGATTCGCCGGAGAAAAGTCGCCACGTCAGTCAGGAAGAGCGCACGCTGATCGCTCAGCAAAAAAGTGAAGATCTGAGCGCGGATAGCAATCAGCAGCCCGGTCATTCGCTGATGTTTTACATGAAGCAGCCAATCATTCTGGCCACGGCGTTTGCTTTCTTTTGCTACAACTACATCCTGTTTTTCTTTCTCAGTTGGTTCCCGTCCTATCTGGTTCAGGCTCACGGCCTGAATATCAAAGAGATGAGCATCACCACGGTCATTCCTTGGATCGTTGGCTTTATTGGCCTAGCGGTGGGCGGCATTATCTCTGATTGGATATTCCGTCTTACGGGCAAACTGTTGCTGTCGCGTAAAATTGTGTTGGTCGTTTGCCTCTTGGCCGCCGCAATCTGCGTTGCGTTGGCGGGAACGGTGAGTCAGGTAATTCCTGCGGTGATCCTGATGTCGGTGTCTATTTTCTTCCTCTATGTTACCGGATCGATTTACTGGGCAATCATTCAAGACGTGGTGCATAAATCACGTATCGGCGGTGCCAGCGGCTTTATCCATTTGGTCGGTAGCGTGTCAGGAATTATCGGCCCCATCGTGACCGGTTTTATTGTGCAAAACACCGGTAAATTCGACAGCGCTTTTATCTTGGCAGGCGGCGTGGCGGCATTGGGCGCGCTGCTGGTGTTCTTCGTTATCCGTCCGGCAGCCTCAACGCCCGCGGTAATGAACCACGTTTAA